A stretch of Castanea sativa cultivar Marrone di Chiusa Pesio chromosome 2, ASM4071231v1 DNA encodes these proteins:
- the LOC142625759 gene encoding sugar transport protein 13-like yields MAGGFAPAAGTTTAFEAKITPLVIISCILASTGGLMFGYDVGISGGVTSMPSFLEKFFPVVYRRTQQPGLESNYCKYDNQGLQLFTSSLYIAALIATFLASVTTRRLGRRLTMLIAGIFFIVGTVLNATAVNLAMLIIGRLLLGCGVGFANQAVPVFLSEIAPTRIRGALNILFQLNVTIGILFANLINYGTAKITGGWGWRLSFGLGGIPATLLTIGSLIVTDSPNSLIERGHLDEGKSVLRRIRGIENVEPEYLELVEASRVAKAVKVPVRDILLRKNRPPLVIAIWLQIFQQFTGINAIMFYAPVLFRTLGFGGDASLYSAVITGAVNVLSTLVSIYSVDKIGRRILLLEACVQMFLSQVVIAIVLGFKLKENTDDLSKGFAILVVVMVCTFVSSFAWSWGPLGWLIPSETFPLETRSIGQSVTVSVNMLFTFVIAQAFLSMLCHLKFGIFLFFSGWVFIMGLFAFFILPETKNVPIEEITEKVWKQHWYWKRFFD; encoded by the exons ATGGCGGGAGGGTTTGCACCTGCGGCTGGCACCACCACCGCGTTTGAGGCAAAGATTACGCCTCTCGTTATCATCTCATGTATTCTAGCTTCCACCGGAGGCCTAATGTTTGGTTATGATGTTGGTATTTCAG GGGGTGTTACTTCGATGCCATCTTTCTTGGAAAAGTTCTTCCCTGTGGTATACAGAAGGACCCAGCAACCTGGACTCGAAAGCAACTACTGTAAATATGATAATCAAGGCCTTCAATTGTTCACTTCATCTCTTTACATCGCTGCTTTAATAGCGACTTTCCTCGCGTCCGTCACGACCAGAAGGCTAGGCCGAAGGCTAACCATGTTGATTGCTGGGATTTTCTTCATAGTTGGAACTGTCCTAAATGCAACAGCAGTAAACCTTGCCATGCTCATTATTGGAAGGCTCCTTCTTGGTTGTGGTGTTGGTTTTGCCAATCag GCTGTTCCAGTCTTCCTTTCGGAGATTGCACCAACTAGAATTCGAGGGGCTCTTAACATATTGTTCCAGCTCAATGTCACCATTGGCATTCTTTTTGCAAATCTCATCAACTATGGCACTGCCAA GATCACAGGGGGATGGGGTTGGAGGCTATCTTTTGGTCTGGGTGGCATTCCTGCAACTCTGCTGACCATAGGGTCTCTCATTGTGACTGACTCTCCTAATAGTCTGATTGAGCGTGGTCACTTGGATGAAGGAAAATCTGTGCTTAGGAGGATCCGTGGCATAGAAAATGTTGAACCGGAGTACTTGGAGCTTGTTGAGGCAAGTCGTGTGGCCAAAGCAGTGAAGGTACCAGTCAGAGATATTTTGTTAAGGAAGAATCGTCCTCCACTAGTCATAGCAATTTGGTTGCAG ATCTTCCAGCAATTCACTGGCATCAATGCAATCATGTTTTATGCTCCAGTGCTATTCAGAACTCTTGGATTTGGTGGTGATGCATCCCTATACTCAGCTGTGATAACAGGAGCTGTTAATGTCCTCTCCACCTTGGTATCAATCTACTCAGTGGACAAAATTGGTCGTCGAATACTCTTACTAGAAGCTTGTGTCCAAATGTTCCTTTCTCAAGTGGTGATAGCAATCGTCCTAGGATTTAAGCTGAAGGAAAACACAGACGACCTCTCAAAAGGGTTTGCAATCCTAGTGGTAGTTATGGTTTGCACTTTTGTTTCATCTTTTGCATGGTCTTGGGGACCTCTAGGATGGTTGATTCCTAGTGAGACATTCCCACTAGAGACTCGTTCTATTGGGCAGAGTGTGACTGTGTCTGTCAACATGCTCTTCACTTTTGTTATAGCACAGGCTTTCCTCTCAATGCTGTGCCATTTGAAGTTTGGTATCTTCCTGTTCTTCTCCGGTTGGGTGTTTATCATGGGACTCTTCGCGTTTTTCATACTTCCTGAGACCAAAAACGTCCCGATTGAAGAAATAACAGAGAAAGTTTGGAAGCAGCATTGGTACTGGAAGAGATTTTTTGATTGA